A genome region from Nitrospira sp. includes the following:
- a CDS encoding phage holin family protein, whose protein sequence is MRVFELQSSQHSASSTSSLRPFVMRVLVMGLAVFLAVTIVPGIESESFGAGLAAVLVLTVLNTLIRPLLYLLALPLIVVSLGLFMVVINALLLQLTAALVKGFTVVGFGASFWGALVISLVSSLLNMILVVEHTRVERHDHPQRPPTIINPD, encoded by the coding sequence ATGCGAGTGTTTGAGCTACAGAGCAGTCAGCACAGCGCAAGCAGCACGAGCAGCCTCCGCCCCTTTGTCATGCGGGTCCTGGTGATGGGGCTGGCCGTCTTTCTCGCCGTGACGATCGTACCCGGCATCGAATCGGAAAGCTTCGGCGCCGGTCTGGCAGCCGTGCTTGTGCTGACGGTACTGAATACGCTGATCCGGCCGCTGCTCTACCTGCTGGCACTCCCGCTGATCGTCGTCTCGCTCGGCCTGTTCATGGTGGTAATCAACGCCCTCCTGCTCCAACTGACCGCCGCACTGGTCAAAGGGTTTACCGTTGTGGGATTCGGGGCCTCTTTCTGGGGCGCCCTCGTCATCAGCCTCGTGAGTAGCCTCCTCAACATGATCCTGGTGGTGGAACATACCCGCGTGGAACGGCACGACCATCCCCAGCGCCCCCCCACGATCATCAACCCGGACTAG
- a CDS encoding DUF5666 domain-containing protein, whose translation MTFLRLFIAAFLLICAPAGVAAHGSGQHVLGVVAAIDATHIEVKTPKGQVVSVRITDKTQYKVRNLRRPKSPPQVGDRVVIEAEKGTDGLTATEVHYSDSKPKEAQ comes from the coding sequence GTGACATTCCTTCGACTCTTCATTGCCGCGTTCCTTCTGATCTGCGCCCCGGCCGGGGTAGCCGCCCATGGGAGCGGACAGCATGTGCTCGGCGTCGTGGCCGCTATCGACGCGACTCACATCGAGGTCAAAACCCCCAAGGGTCAGGTCGTGTCGGTACGAATCACGGACAAGACCCAATATAAGGTACGGAACCTTCGCCGCCCGAAGAGCCCGCCGCAGGTGGGAGACCGCGTGGTCATCGAAGCCGAAAAGGGCACCGACGGCCTGACCGCCACGGAAGTCCATTACTCGGACTCCAAACCCAAAGAGGCCCAATAG
- a CDS encoding c-type cytochrome, with amino-acid sequence MKKLCGLLMIGFLATLGILGWFGYQSYSTGFSAKAEPNELEVLIARQLRHLAIPFENRQLRNPLPITQELMKDALAHFADHCASCHANNGSGDTVIGKNVYPKAPDLRLRDTQTMSDGELFFIIQNGIRFTAMPGWGSGDPAKDSGSWQLVHFIRHLPSVTEEELQEMAGLNPKTRKELQEEALIDQFLGGDDAAASKAVGAHHH; translated from the coding sequence ATGAAGAAACTTTGCGGACTGCTGATGATCGGCTTCCTGGCCACCTTGGGAATCCTCGGGTGGTTCGGATATCAGTCCTATAGCACCGGGTTTAGCGCCAAGGCCGAACCGAACGAGCTGGAAGTGCTGATCGCCAGACAACTCCGGCACCTGGCCATTCCCTTCGAGAATCGACAGCTCCGCAATCCCCTACCCATCACGCAGGAACTGATGAAGGACGCTCTCGCCCACTTCGCCGATCATTGCGCCTCATGCCATGCCAACAATGGTAGTGGAGACACCGTCATCGGCAAAAATGTGTACCCCAAAGCGCCCGACCTGCGCCTGCGAGACACTCAGACTATGTCCGACGGAGAATTGTTCTTCATCATCCAGAACGGGATTCGCTTCACCGCGATGCCCGGCTGGGGAAGCGGTGATCCGGCGAAAGACAGCGGTAGCTGGCAACTCGTGCACTTCATCCGCCACCTCCCCAGCGTGACCGAAGAAGAATTGCAGGAAATGGCCGGCTTGAATCCAAAAACCAGGAAAGAACTCCAGGAAGAGGCCCTGATCGACCAGTTCCTGGGCGGAGACGATGCCGCTGCCTCCAAGGCTGTCGGCGCCCATCATCATTAA
- a CDS encoding carotenoid biosynthesis protein produces MEIPLLFFNTILLRPYVFAFLAAFLVSAVALIGWPRTWRFWLVSWITAFVCEYSSTRNGIPFGWYFYNGSTVGQELYFSNIPFMDSISFSFLLFASYCLALLLLLPVQSSSRAGTIPRLPDLTFTLPLRTSWPVFTLTVLLFAFIDMVIDPVALRGDRWFLGKIYYYPDPGVHFGVPMANYLGWAVVGAISLLIYFPLDRRLHQPLPAHRPSTTHRLLIGGGLYYGVLAFNLAMTFWIGETLQGTTGLLMYVPLTAILLLRLFTPATQST; encoded by the coding sequence ATGGAAATCCCTCTCCTTTTCTTTAACACTATCCTGCTCCGCCCCTACGTCTTTGCCTTCCTCGCTGCCTTTCTGGTTTCAGCCGTTGCGTTGATCGGCTGGCCGCGGACCTGGCGCTTCTGGCTCGTCAGCTGGATCACCGCCTTCGTCTGCGAATATTCCTCCACCCGTAACGGCATCCCCTTCGGCTGGTACTTTTACAACGGCTCTACGGTCGGGCAGGAGCTCTACTTCTCCAATATCCCCTTCATGGACTCGATTTCGTTCTCGTTCCTACTGTTCGCCAGTTATTGCCTGGCGCTCTTGTTGCTGCTGCCGGTCCAATCGAGTTCGCGCGCCGGCACTATACCGCGACTTCCCGATCTGACGTTCACTCTGCCGCTCCGGACAAGTTGGCCGGTATTCACCCTGACGGTGCTGCTCTTCGCCTTCATCGATATGGTGATCGATCCGGTGGCGCTGCGAGGCGACCGCTGGTTTCTGGGAAAGATTTACTATTATCCCGACCCTGGCGTGCATTTCGGCGTCCCGATGGCGAACTATCTCGGCTGGGCGGTCGTCGGCGCGATCTCCCTGTTGATCTACTTCCCGCTGGACCGGCGCTTGCACCAGCCCTTGCCGGCACACCGTCCGTCTACCACCCATCGCCTGCTGATCGGTGGCGGACTCTATTACGGAGTGCTGGCCTTTAATCTGGCGATGACGTTCTGGATCGGCGAAACGCTTCAAGGCACCACCGGCCTGCTGATGTATGTGCCGCTGACGGCCATCTTGCTGCTACGCCTGTTCACGCCTGCGACCCAATCTACCTAG
- the hpnA gene encoding hopanoid-associated sugar epimerase, translated as MKVLVTGATGFVGGAVARALVKTGVEVRVLSRKGADLQNLAGLPVEQVDGDLRNIESLRQALAGCRQLYHVAAHYALWAKDPSIFYDINVTGTRSLLEAAREVGIERTVYCSTIGAIGLPPGGGLGTEETPVSLAQMAGHYKRSKYLAEQEVLTLAREGLPVVIVNPSAPVGEADVKPTPTGQIIVDFMKGRMPAYIETGMNLIDVDDVAQGHLLAMQKGRQGERYILGNKNLLLNEVFQILSRITGVKAPTIKLPRLAILPLAYANQWISNLTGVPPRIPLEGVKMAKYKMHYDCGKAIRELGLPQTPVETALEKAVQWFRSHGYV; from the coding sequence ATGAAAGTACTCGTGACCGGCGCAACGGGTTTTGTCGGCGGAGCCGTGGCGCGGGCCCTGGTCAAGACCGGTGTCGAGGTTCGCGTGCTCTCCCGGAAGGGCGCAGATCTTCAGAACCTCGCCGGACTACCGGTCGAGCAGGTTGATGGAGACTTGCGCAACATCGAGTCCCTCCGACAAGCCTTAGCCGGTTGCCGGCAGCTCTACCATGTCGCGGCCCATTATGCCCTGTGGGCGAAAGACCCTTCGATCTTCTACGACATCAACGTCACCGGCACGCGAAGCCTGCTGGAAGCGGCTCGCGAGGTCGGCATCGAACGGACCGTCTATTGCAGCACCATCGGCGCGATCGGCCTGCCGCCGGGCGGCGGATTAGGAACCGAAGAGACGCCGGTATCGCTGGCGCAGATGGCCGGCCATTACAAACGGTCAAAATATTTGGCCGAGCAGGAAGTGCTGACACTCGCGCGCGAAGGCCTGCCGGTCGTCATCGTGAACCCCAGCGCGCCGGTCGGCGAAGCCGATGTGAAGCCCACCCCCACCGGCCAGATCATCGTGGACTTCATGAAAGGCCGCATGCCCGCCTACATCGAAACCGGCATGAACCTGATCGACGTGGACGACGTGGCCCAAGGCCACCTGCTCGCCATGCAGAAAGGCCGGCAAGGCGAACGCTACATTCTCGGTAACAAGAATCTGCTCCTCAACGAAGTGTTCCAGATTCTGAGCCGCATCACCGGGGTGAAGGCCCCCACCATCAAGTTGCCGCGCCTTGCCATTCTGCCGCTGGCGTATGCAAATCAATGGATCTCGAACCTCACGGGTGTGCCCCCGCGCATTCCGCTCGAAGGCGTGAAGATGGCCAAATACAAGATGCATTACGACTGCGGCAAAGCGATCCGGGAACTCGGCCTGCCCCAAACACCGGTCGAGACTGCCTTGGAGAAAGCCGTGCAGTGGTTCCGATCACATGGCTATGTGTAA
- a CDS encoding polyprenyl synthetase family protein — MSPAGQLTPTGLDIRRYLERKREEVDQYLQSVIPSAETMPTTLHESMRYSLFAGGKRVRPILAIAAAEAVGNAGKAVLPVASSLELIHTYSLIHDDLPAMDNDDFRRGKPTNHKVYGEAMAILAGDALLTMAFELCVRANTEHHLDAAQQVQLIRELAVGSGNLGMVGGQVLDIQAENKDIDLATLQSIHKHKTGMLIRAAVRMGAITAGATPTQLDDLTFYAEQIGLAFQIADDVLNVTGTREELGKNPNTDAQRGKKTYPTFYGVEGARQLAEDCVTSANDRLASFGTKADPLRELARYITSRKN, encoded by the coding sequence ATGAGCCCCGCAGGCCAACTTACCCCGACCGGTCTGGACATCCGCCGGTACCTCGAACGGAAACGCGAGGAAGTGGACCAGTATCTGCAATCGGTCATCCCGAGTGCCGAGACCATGCCCACGACCCTGCACGAAAGCATGCGCTATAGCCTGTTCGCGGGCGGGAAGCGGGTCCGGCCTATTCTCGCCATCGCCGCAGCCGAAGCAGTCGGCAATGCAGGGAAGGCCGTTTTGCCTGTCGCATCCTCATTGGAACTGATCCATACCTATTCCCTCATTCACGATGATCTCCCGGCGATGGACAATGACGATTTCCGCCGCGGGAAACCGACGAACCACAAGGTCTACGGCGAAGCGATGGCCATCCTGGCCGGCGATGCGCTGTTGACCATGGCGTTTGAACTCTGCGTCCGAGCGAATACCGAGCACCATCTCGATGCCGCGCAACAGGTCCAATTGATCCGGGAACTAGCCGTCGGGTCCGGTAACCTCGGCATGGTGGGTGGGCAGGTCCTCGACATTCAGGCCGAAAACAAGGACATCGACCTCGCTACGTTGCAGTCCATCCACAAACATAAGACCGGCATGCTCATTCGAGCCGCTGTACGGATGGGTGCCATCACCGCCGGGGCGACACCTACGCAACTCGACGACTTGACCTTTTACGCTGAACAGATCGGCCTGGCCTTCCAAATCGCCGACGATGTGTTGAACGTCACCGGCACGCGCGAGGAGCTCGGCAAGAATCCCAACACCGACGCCCAACGCGGCAAAAAAACCTACCCGACGTTTTACGGCGTCGAAGGAGCCAGGCAACTGGCGGAAGATTGCGTCACCAGTGCCAACGACCGGCTCGCCTCCTTCGGCACGAAAGCCGATCCACTCCGCGAGTTGGCCCGGTACATCACCTCGCGGAAAAATTGA
- a CDS encoding type II toxin-antitoxin system RelE/ParE family toxin, translated as MTLLWTRRAIADVQAIKQFIAKDSPHAAQLVTQRLVAAVDRLILFPQSGRIMPELADPQIREVVQGSYRIVYRLIEKQVHVLTVHHAARLFPLGQ; from the coding sequence ATGACCCTCCTTTGGACACGTCGGGCCATCGCTGACGTTCAGGCCATCAAACAATTCATTGCCAAAGATTCTCCGCATGCCGCTCAATTGGTGACGCAACGACTCGTGGCTGCAGTGGACCGCTTGATCTTATTTCCTCAGTCGGGGAGGATTATGCCTGAACTTGCCGATCCACAGATCCGTGAAGTTGTTCAAGGCTCGTATCGCATTGTCTATCGTTTGATCGAGAAGCAAGTACATGTTTTGACTGTGCACCATGCGGCTCGCCTGTTTCCTCTTGGGCAATAG